Below is a genomic region from Sorghum bicolor cultivar BTx623 chromosome 9, Sorghum_bicolor_NCBIv3, whole genome shotgun sequence.
GGTGCAAAGCTGAAATCTGAAACAGATATGCTGTTTTTGTACTCTGGATTTGCCTCCAGAAACTTATCCACATCACCAGCACACCTTGCACGCTTCCCATTGGGCATTACATAATATGTGTCCATTTTGCTGTAGTCACTCCTCAAAATCACTAGCCTCTCTGTCCCTGGTGGAGGCTTTGGTATGTTGGGCTTGTCCAAAACCCAGATGCGGCTGCTGTCATACTCAATGTCAGCATCATCTGCACAAGAGCAGTCTGGTCGTCTGCTGCAGAACCATGGATCCTTAGTGAAGTTCTCACGAAGTGTCTCAAATTCTTCTTTTGGAACCGTACTCCATTTGTAGCACTTATAGCATTGCACTGCATACAAGGCAACAGAATCTTTGGTAGAACCCCGCTTTCTCTGTCAAATAAAATGGGTCTttgtta
It encodes:
- the LOC8076886 gene encoding methyl-CpG-binding domain-containing protein 4, which encodes MTTGSTPGSPPSQGSQRKRGSTKDSVALYAVQCYKCYKWSTVPKEEFETLRENFTKDPWFCSRRPDCSCADDADIEYDSSRIWVLDKPNIPKPPPGTERLVILRSDYSKMDTYYVMPNGKRARCAGDVDKFLEANPEYKNSISVSDFSFAPPKVVEETVSHNSAWKAAKAKKQEKAEAQK